The Verrucomicrobiota bacterium genome segment GATTTTCCGGGGCGGGGATGACTTGACTAAACCCTGTGAAGATTTTCTTGAACCTCTTGGCTTTCAGGATTAAACAAAATGCACAAAAATCTCTAAGATTAATCAGCAAAGAACCAAGATTATAGCATATACGACTTGTAAGGTTCCAGCTGGGGGAAAAATTTTCAATTCAAAACAGGGTGCTCACAGTCCTGGATCAACCGATTATCCCATTTATCCGTGGGGATGGAACATATCCTGACATCTGGGCGGCGAGTGAAAAAAAGGTCATGGATGCCGCTCTCGAAAAGGCTTACGGCGGGAAGAAAAAGATCGCTTGGATGGAGGGTGCCACCCAGATCAAGTGTTCAGAATTCGGTGATAATATCATCGCCCACATGTAGGGGGGTAAAGGAAAATCGAGAGAGTTCCGAATTCCGGGTTCAGAAGACGTGAGATTTTAAAGCCGGGGCAATTTGCTCCGGCTTTTTTTATGTCTTATTTTTAGTTTAATACTACCACCTTTAAGAGAGGGTGATGGTTGAAGAGAGGTGATAGGATGGGCCTTATTCCGCGTGAGGAAACAGCCCCGAGATCCTTAAATCTCGAAAATAACGTTACCGATCTGGACTTTGTCACCGGGTTTGAGGATGGCGATCCGGTCGATTTTGAGACCATTAACCTTTGTCCCGTTCGTGGAGTTTAAATCTTTAATCAAAAGCAGGTCATCCCAAGTGCGGATGGCGCAATGGCGCTGGGACATGCTCGTATCTTCGATACAAACGTCACAATCCTCCGCACGTCCAAAGACGAGTGGTTCATCGGAAAAACTGAGTTCTTTTTCCTCCAGTTCGACAATTTTTTCTTTCTCTTTCATCGAAGCATATCATAGCTGAATCAAGCAATTGTCAAAAGGGAAAATTCAGGCCATAGTTTTGGCTGTCATGTTTTTCCAGCAATTTTATACCATCAAAGACCTACGGGCGTGGTCGCGTAAAGAGCCTTCGTTAGGGGTGGTAGGGTTTCCGGTGAAACATTCCGCTTCACCCCCGATGCAAAATGCCGCGCTGGAGCAATTTGCGGAATTCAAAGATTGGCGTTACTTCCGTTTCGAGATTGAGGACAAGGATTTAAAGGAGGCCCTCCGGATTTTTGGTGAGAAAAATTTCATCGGATTAAATCTGACAGTGCCGCATAAAGTAATGGCCTACCACATGATTGATCAGCGGGATGAATCCTCTGAGACTGTCCAGGCGGCTAATACCCTGCTTTTTGACTGGCCGGGCAGCGGCTCCCTGCCTGAGGGATATTCGACTGACGGCTACGGCCTTTTGAAAGGGTTGGAGACTGATCTGTCATTTGATCCTCAAGGCAAGACCGTTCTTTTACTGGGAGCTGGTGGAGCTGGCCAGACAGCGGCGATTACCCTAGAAAAGCAGGGGGCGGAGGTTTTATGGCATAACCGCACCCCGCAGAAGGTCGCCGCATTGATTCCCGGACTGGGATTAGAGAATACGTATATGGTGAACCCCGGGCAAATTGCGTGGGAGCAAATTGATCTGGTGGTGAATTCGACGAGTGCCGGGCTGGGGGAGAAACCGGTGAGTCCACTGGATTTCGGGACAGTTTCAGGACACAAGGAAAGTCTTTGCGCCTATGATATGCTTTACGGGAAGGACAAAACGGCTTTTATCTCGGGGGCGGAATCCCTGGGGATCCACGCCGCAGGAGGATTATCGATGCTCCTCCATCAAGGGGCTAAAGCATTTGAAATCTGGACAAAAAAGCAAGCTCCGCTAGAAGTAATGGGCGAAGCATTAAAGAAAGCGATCTATGGAATTAAATGATATCTTAATGAGTGGACCGATGATGGTGGTGGTGTTTATCTTCGGAGCCTGTATAGGGTCTTTCTTGAATGTGGTTATCTATCGATTGCCGCGCGATTTGTCTGTGAATAGCCCCCGGAGATCATTTTGCACAACGAGCGGGAAAAGTATTCCTTGGTATGACAATATCCCTATTGTCAGTTATCTAATGCTTAAAGGGAAGTCACGTTTTGACGGGCAACCCATCTCGATCCGGTATCCGATTGTCGAGGTATTGACCGGGGTGTTATTCCTCTGGGTATGGTCAGCCCATCCGGGTAACGCCGTTACGGCATTCCTTTATTTGATTCTTACCGGGTTCTTGATTGCCGGTTCAGGTATTGATTTTGAGCATTATATTATTCCCGATGAGATTACAAAAACGAGTATTGTCATGGGGATCGTTTTGAGTGCGATTTGGCC includes the following:
- a CDS encoding FHA domain-containing protein; translation: MKEKEKIVELEEKELSFSDEPLVFGRAEDCDVCIEDTSMSQRHCAIRTWDDLLLIKDLNSTNGTKVNGLKIDRIAILKPGDKVQIGNVIFEI
- a CDS encoding shikimate dehydrogenase, yielding MFFQQFYTIKDLRAWSRKEPSLGVVGFPVKHSASPPMQNAALEQFAEFKDWRYFRFEIEDKDLKEALRIFGEKNFIGLNLTVPHKVMAYHMIDQRDESSETVQAANTLLFDWPGSGSLPEGYSTDGYGLLKGLETDLSFDPQGKTVLLLGAGGAGQTAAITLEKQGAEVLWHNRTPQKVAALIPGLGLENTYMVNPGQIAWEQIDLVVNSTSAGLGEKPVSPLDFGTVSGHKESLCAYDMLYGKDKTAFISGAESLGIHAAGGLSMLLHQGAKAFEIWTKKQAPLEVMGEALKKAIYGIK
- a CDS encoding prepilin peptidase, with translation MELNDILMSGPMMVVVFIFGACIGSFLNVVIYRLPRDLSVNSPRRSFCTTSGKSIPWYDNIPIVSYLMLKGKSRFDGQPISIRYPIVEVLTGVLFLWVWSAHPGNAVTAFLYLILTGFLIAGSGIDFEHYIIPDEITKTSIVMGIVLSAIWPNLHRTEDYGTSFGLGIWGALFGYGLLWIVGYLGKIAFKKDAMGMGDMKLLAGIGAFLGAQAVLFSLVIASFAGAAVGLSLVAGKKKELSTKIPFGPYLSFGAYIWMVGGDRLWDWYLRTLIPSEEVAKQAIGLITGF